Proteins encoded within one genomic window of Lagenorhynchus albirostris chromosome 9, mLagAlb1.1, whole genome shotgun sequence:
- the B4GAT1 gene encoding beta-1,4-glucuronyltransferase 1, translated as MQMSYAIRCAFYQLLLAALMLVAMLQLLYLSLLSGLHGQEEQDQYFEFFPPSPRSVDQVKAQLRTALASGGVLDASGDYRVYRGLLKTTMDPNDVILATHASVDNLLHLSGLLERWEGPLSVSVFAATKEEAQLATVLTYALSSHCPDMRARVAMHLVCPSRYEAAVPDPREPGEFALLRSCQEVFDKLARVAQPGINYALGTNVSYPNNLLRNLAREGANYALVIDVDMVPSEGLWRGLREMLDQSKQWAGTALVVPAFEIRRARRMPTNKNELLQLYQVGEVRPFYYGLCTPCQAPTNYSRWVNLPEETLLRPAYVVPWQDPWEPFYVAGGKVPNFDERFRQYGFNRISQACELHVAGFDFEVLNEGFLVHKGFKEALKFHPQKEAENQHNKILYRQFKQELKAKYPDSPRHC; from the exons ATGCAGATGTCCTACGCCATACGGTGCGCCTTCTACCAGCTGCTGCTGGCCGCGCTAATGCTGGTGGCGATGCTGCAGCTGCTCTACCTGTCGCTGCTGTCCGGGCTGCACGGGCAGGAGGAGCAAGAccaatattttgaattctttcccCCGTCCCCGCGGTCGGTGGACCAAGTCAAGGCGCAGCTTCGCACCGCGCTGGCCTCCGGAGGCGTCCTGGACGCTAGCGGCGACTATCGCGTCTACAGGGGCCTACTGAAGACCACCATGGACCCCAACGATGTGATCCTGGCCACTCACGCCAGTGTGGACAACCTGCTGCACCTATCGGGCCTGTTGGAGCGCTGGGAGGGCCCGCTATCCGTGTCGGTGTTCGCCGCCACCAAGGAGGAGGCGCAGCTGGCCACGGTGCTGACCTACGCGCTGAGCAGCCACTGCCCCGATATGCGTGCCAGGGTTGCCATGCACCTTGTGTGCCCCTCACGCTATGAGGCCGCCGTGCCCGACCCCCGGGAGCCAGGGGAGTTTGCCCTGTTGCGGTCCTGCCAGGAGGTCTTTGACAAGCTAGCCAGGGTGGCCCAGCCCGGGATCAATTACGCGCTGGGCACCAATGTCTCCTACCCCAATAACCTGCTGAGGAATCTGGCTCGTGAGGGGGCCAACTATGCCCTGGTAATCGACGTGGACATGGTGCCCAGTGAGGGGCTGTGGAGAGGCCTGCGAGAAATGCTGGATCAGAGCAAGCAGTGGGCGGGCACAGCGCTGGTGGTGCCTGCCTTCGAGATCCGTCGAGCCCGCCGCATGCCCACGAACAAAAACGAGCTGCTGCAGCTCTACCAGGTGGGCGAGGTGCGGCCCTTCTATTATGGGCTGTGCACCCCCTGCCAGGCGCCCACCAACTACTCCCGCTGGGTCAACCTGCCAGAAGAGACCTTGCTGAGGCCTGCCTACGTGGTGCCCTGGCAAGACCCCTGGGAGCCATTCTACGTGGCCGGAGGCAAGGTGCCCAACTTCGACGAGCGCTTTCGGCAGTATGGCTTCAATCGTATCAGCCAG GCCTGTGAGCTGCACGTGGCAGGATTCGATTTCGAGGTGTTGAACGAAGGTTTCCTGGTTCATAAGGGCTTCAAAGAAGCTCTGAAATTCCATCCCCAGAAAGAGGCCGAAAATCAGCACAATAAGATCCTTTACCGTCAGTTCAAACAGGAGTTGAAGGCCAAGTACCCTGACTCCCCGCGTCACTGCTGA